CAACCAGCCGCTACGTCTTCAAGACGCCGTTCAACGATTGAGGAACTCACATGACGACATTGCGCGAAGCGGTGGCACTGGCGGCGGCGGAACGTGGTCTGGCGGTGGTGTCCACCGTCCGCGCCGACGCAACGGTGCAAGCCTCCCTGGTCAACGTTGGCCTGTTGGCGCACCCGGCAACCGGTGAACCGGCGCTGGGGTTTACCACCTACGGCAAGGTCAAGCTCGCCAACCTTCGGGCGCGGCCGCAGATAACCGTGACGTTTCACAAGGGATGGCGGTGGGCCACCGTCGAGGGCCGCACGGAGCTGGTCGGTCCCGACGACGCGCAGCCCTGGCTGACGGACGCCGATCGGTTGCGGCTCCTGCTTCGGGAGGTCTTCACGGCCGCGGGCGGCACCCACGACAACTGGGGCGAGTATGACCGGGTGATGGCCGAGGAGCGGCGCGCGGTGGTGCTGATCGTGCCGACCCGCGTCTACGGCAGCGGCTAAACCCGGGGAGCTAGGCTGCAAGCCGTGACGCTGCTGATCGACGACCAAAAACGGGTGCGCACCCTCACGCTGAACCGGCCCGAGGCGCTCAACGCCTTCAACGAAGCCCTCTACGACGCCACCGCCGAGGCGCTGTGGGCCGCCGCCGACGATCCGGAGGTCGCCGTCGTCCTGCTGACCGGCACCGGCCGCGGGTTCAGCGCGGGCACGGACCTCGCCGAGATGCAGGCACGCATCACGGACCCCAATTTCACGCCGGGAAAGCACGGCTTCATCGGACTGATCGATGCGCTCAGCGCGTTTCCCAAGCCGTTGATCTGCGCGGTCAACGGCGTCGGCGTCGGGATCGGCGCCACCATCCTCGGCTACGCCGACCTGGCATTCATGTCGTCGACGGCGCGCCTGAAGTGTCCGTTCACCAGCCTGGGCGTGGCACCCGAGGCGGCATCGTCATACCTGCTGCCGCAGCTGGTGGGCCGGCAGAACGCCGCCTGGCTGCTGATGTCCTCGGAGTGGATCGACGCCGACGAGGCGTTGCGGATGGGCCTGGTCTGGCGGGTCTGCGATCCGGACGAGCTGCTGCCCGAAGCCCGTCGGCATGCCGAAATCCTTGCGGCGCGGCCGATCTCGAGCCTGATGGCCGTCAAGCACACGATGGTGGAACCGATCCGTCCGGAGATCGCCGCGGCCAGCGCGCGGG
The nucleotide sequence above comes from Mycobacterium malmoense. Encoded proteins:
- a CDS encoding TIGR03618 family F420-dependent PPOX class oxidoreductase, coding for MTTLREAVALAAAERGLAVVSTVRADATVQASLVNVGLLAHPATGEPALGFTTYGKVKLANLRARPQITVTFHKGWRWATVEGRTELVGPDDAQPWLTDADRLRLLLREVFTAAGGTHDNWGEYDRVMAEERRAVVLIVPTRVYGSG
- a CDS encoding enoyl-CoA hydratase/isomerase family protein; the encoded protein is MTLLIDDQKRVRTLTLNRPEALNAFNEALYDATAEALWAAADDPEVAVVLLTGTGRGFSAGTDLAEMQARITDPNFTPGKHGFIGLIDALSAFPKPLICAVNGVGVGIGATILGYADLAFMSSTARLKCPFTSLGVAPEAASSYLLPQLVGRQNAAWLLMSSEWIDADEALRMGLVWRVCDPDELLPEARRHAEILAARPISSLMAVKHTMVEPIRPEIAAASARENAHFAELMGAQANAAALADFTNRR